The Faecalibacterium sp. I3-3-33 DNA window TGGCCCACCTTTGTAGTTCCCGATGACGTGGGCGGCCGCTACTCCGTGCTGAGCGCTGTGGGTCTGCTGCCCATCGCCGCTGCCGGCATCGACATCGACGCTCTGATGCAGGGCGCTGCCGACGCTATGGAGCGCTTCTCCGTGCTGAGCCCCGACAACGATGCTTATAAGTACGCCGCCATCCGTAACATCCTGTACCGCAAGGGCAAGGCTGTGGAGATCCTGGAGTGCTACGAGCCGGACTTCACCCTGATGAACGAGTGGTACAAGCAGCTGTTCGGCGAGAGCGAGGGCAAGGACAACAAGGGCCTGTTCCCCGCAAGCTGCATCTTCTCCACCGACCTGCACTCCATGGGTCAGTTCATTCAGGAAGGTGCCCGCATCATGTTCGAGACCATCGTGGACGTGAAGAAGCCCGCGCAGGATCTGTTCATCGACCCGCTGGAGGGCAACTTTGACGGCCTGAACTTCCTTGCAAACCAGAACATGAGCGTGGTCAACCGCAAGGCCATGGAGGGCACCATTCTGGCACATACCGATGGCGGCGTGCCCGAGGTGCTGATCGAGGTGGACGACCTGTCTGCTTATAATGTGGGCTACCTGATCTACTTCTTCTGGCGTGCCTGCGCTTGCAGCGGCTACCTGCTGAGCGTGAACCCCTTCAACCAGCCCGGCGTGGAAAGCTACAAGAAGAATATGTTCGCCCTGCTGGGCAAGCCCGGCTACGAGGGCCTGACCGCAGAGCTGGAAGCAAAGCTGAAGTAAAAGCCGAACGTTAAAAATGATCTCCCGCCGCAAGGCGTGGAAAATACAGGAGGACTGAACTATGATTAAACTGATTGTTGGTACCAAGGGCTCCGGCAAGACCAAGGCTATGATCGACCAGATCAACGACGCGGTCAAGACCTCCAAAGGCAACGTGGTCGTCGTGGAAAAGGGCATGAAGCTCACCTACGACATCGCTCCTGCAGCACGTCTGATCGATCTGGACGAGTACAAGATCTTCGGCGGCGAAATGCTGTACGGCTTTGTGGCCGGCCTGATGGCAAGCAACTACGACATCACCGACCTGTACATTGACGGCATCCTGAAGGTGCTGGATCACGATATCAACCGTCTGGGCGTTGTGCTGGACGAGATGGCAGCCATTGCCGGCGACAGCGTCAAGGTCACCGTGACCGTCAGCGCAGACGAGGCCGCACTGCCCCATGATGTGAAGAAGTACCTGTGATCTGATAAAAGAACAGGGCTAAAGGCTTTTCCAACAGGCAGAAGACCGGAGAAAAATAAATTTTTTCGGTTTTCTGCCTGTTTTGGTGTTGACAAAGGGTTGCTTTGGCGCTATACTAACAAAGCAGCCTTTTCAGAGGTGTACTATGCAATTTGACCTGAGAAAGTTTATCACAGTCGGCGCAAAACCGTACCATGCAGAGTTTCAGTGTGATTTATCTGCGTATGATTATGCCGGCGCAAGGATCCCGCAGCCGGTCACAGCCGTCTTTGACGCGCAGACCGATGGC harbors:
- a CDS encoding glucose-6-phosphate isomerase, whose protein sequence is MSVALNTKHLSSFISEEEYAAIYPQVEAAHKQLEAKNGPGSDFLGWMTLPRDYDKEEFARIKAAAAKIREDSDVLVVAGIGGSYLGARAVVEAVKGMYHNELEDGLKIYFCGNSISPTYLNNIISLCKGKRFSINVISKSGTTTETSLAFRVLRELLEKEMGVEEANKRIYATTDRAKGTLKQLADAQGWPTFVVPDDVGGRYSVLSAVGLLPIAAAGIDIDALMQGAADAMERFSVLSPDNDAYKYAAIRNILYRKGKAVEILECYEPDFTLMNEWYKQLFGESEGKDNKGLFPASCIFSTDLHSMGQFIQEGARIMFETIVDVKKPAQDLFIDPLEGNFDGLNFLANQNMSVVNRKAMEGTILAHTDGGVPEVLIEVDDLSAYNVGYLIYFFWRACACSGYLLSVNPFNQPGVESYKKNMFALLGKPGYEGLTAELEAKLK